AGGTCGCCTCGGCCAACCTCGACGCCTATTATGGCTACAATCTGGGGCCGGTGCTGTTCAAGCCGACCATGGCCAGCGGCGAACAGACCTTCCGCCCGACAAAGGCCGGTGCGTTGGCCTATTTCTGCGGCCATTCCTCCGAGTATCCACGCGACAACGGCTTCGCGATCATGGGCTGGCGCGCAATGCAGCACATCAACTCGGCCACGTTTCTTCAGGGGGATGTCGCCATGTGGATGGGTTGGATCAGGCTGACCAACAGGCACGGGGCAATCACGACGGTCGACAAGAGCTTTGGCTACAAGAAGGACGATACCGGCACTCTGCGCATTGTCCTGCACCACTCGTCACTGCCCTATCAGCCGCCGGAGCTGAACCGATGATCCTGGGGACGACCGAAGAACTGAAGAAATGCATGGAATTTGCCTCGAACGCTGCCTGTCTCGAGGCCATTCACTGGCCCCGCATCGCTGCGACGGTCTGGCAGCGCGCGCCGCTCGCCGGCTTTCAGCGCTGGGTCGATGCCTTGCCACCTGAGCAATTGCCCCGGGCATGGATCAACGACACCGCGTTTCTCGCCCGAGGCTCGGCGCATCGCCCGTCCAGCTGCGAAATGCGCGCCAGAAGCTCGTGCCGTCGGAGTAACCGAGAGCCGTCGCCACCGCCTCGACGCTCATGCCCTTTTCGGCAAGCAGACTCCGGGCACGCCTCTGCCGGTGCAGACGCAGGAGCGCGCTCAGACTTTGCCCTTCTTCCGCCAGCCGTCGCTGCAGGCTGCGCGGGGGCATCCGGAGCGCTGCCGCAATCGTGCGCAGATCGACCGGCCGCACCCCGAGATAGAGATCGATCAGCGCCTCGACCTGGTCGACGATATTTTCGGAACGGCTGGCGCCGGCTGTCAGATCCTGCAGATGCCGTTCGATCAGCGCGATCATGTCGGGATCTTCCGTGCGATGCACCCGCTCGGCCGCAGCGGCGGAAAAGACGATCGCATTGGTGGGATGAGCATAGATCACCGGGGCACGGAAGAGCGCCTCGAGCCGGGTCTTCTCGGGGATTGGCGGATGGTTGAGGCGGATCTCGGACGGCCGCCAGCGCGGATCGAAGGCGCCGCGGATCAGTCGGCAGATGCCCGCGAGGCTGAATTCGGTATCCTGACGCGACGGCGCCACGACCGGCGCGGTGATCCGGTATGTGAAAACGAGGTTTCCATCCTCGCTCTCGAGGCTCGATTGGGTGGCGCTTTGCAGCGCCCCCGACCAGCGCGCGAAAGCCGAAAGCGCCCCGCGGATCGTGCCCGCCTGCACCGCGCGAAGTCCGATCGGCGCAAGATTGCCGGGCCGGAGTGAAAAGCCCAGCCGGGCGCCGAAGAGCGGGTCGCCCGCCAGATCCGCCGCGGCCTCGATGATCGAGAGATAACTTTGCAGGGGAATCGCCGCGTAAGGGTCGGCCAGGATCTCTGGCGAGAGTTTTTCGCGTGCGAGCAGAGCTTCCAAACTGCCCGGATCGTCAGCAAAGCATTCCAAAATTGGCCCAAAAATCAGGGCCCTGACAGACAGCATTCCGGGCAGCGGGGTGCTCATCGGGGACTTATTTCTGCAATTGCGGCCAATGCGGCGGCTTTGGCGCAAACTATCGGATTTTTGGCGCGGATTGCAATGGCCGCTATTGTCCGGCGGCTTGCAGACCGATCCTAAGAACACAACAACAGGGATCGGTAGAATGGAAAAAGGACAGGGCGAGAACCGCCTTCAGGCCAATTCGATAGGGCTTGCGCATATCGTTTTCTTCGTTGTCGCGGCGGCCGCGCCCATGACCGCTGTCGTCGGCGCAACCCCGCCCGCTTTCGCCTTCGGCAATGGCGCGGGCGTCCCCGGCGCCTTCATCCTGGCGGGCATCCTTTACCTGATCTTCTCTGCCGGTTTCACCGCGATGACCCGGCATGTGCCCCGCGCAGGCGCGTTCTACACCTATATCACGCGCGGCCTCGGCTCGCCTGCGGGGCTGGGCGGGGCGCTGACGGCGCTTCTGGCCTATTTCGCCATCCAGATCGCCGTTTTCGCGCTCTTCGCGGTCTTCGTCTCGGGCTTTGCCGCATCGCTGGGTCTCGATCTGCCCTGGTGGGTCTGGGCCTTCGCCGGGCTCGCCGCGGTGGTGCTTCTGGGGCGGCGGCACATCTCGGTTTCGGGGCATATCCTCGGCGTGTGCATGATCGCGGAACTCGTGATCCTGTTGGTCCTCGACATCGCCATCCTGGCGCATGGGGGCGGCCCGGACGGGATCTCGGCCGCGGGGTTCCGGCCCTCAGACGTGCTGGTGCCGGGGCTGGGCGTGACGATGGTCTTCGTGCTCGGGTCCTATGTGGGCTTCGAGGCCACCGCGATCTTCGGCGAGGAAGCCTCGAACCCCGACCGCACCATTCCGCGGGCCACCTATACGGCCGTGATCCTGATCACCGCCTTCTATGCCTTCTCGACCTGGTCGATCGTGCAGTATTACGGCCCGGAAAACGCGCAGGCCGCGGCCGCCGCCTCGCTGGAAGGCTTCTATTTTAATGCGATGGAGGCGCTTCTGGGCGGCTGGGTCGTGAAGCTTGCCTACATATTGCTCATCACCAGCCTCTTTGCCTGCCTGCTGTCCTTCCACAACACGCTCAACCGCTATCTCTATGCGCTGGGGCATGAGGGGCTGATCTGGGCCCATGTGGCGAAGGTCCACCAGGATCATGGCTCGCCGCATGTGGCGGGACTTGTCCAGGCGGCGCTGGTCGTCTCGATCCTCGGTCTCTTCGCGCTCTTCGGAGCCGACCCCTACGGCGTCGTCTTTTCGTGGATGTCGGCGCTTGCGGTCCTGTCCATCGTCGCGGTGCAGACCATGGTCTCGGCCGCCGTGATCGCCTTCTTCCGGCGCGACAGTTTCGGCCGCTCGCCGCTCGTCACCCTGGTCGCCCCGGCGCTGGCCACGGCCGGACTGGCCGCTGCCTTCTGTCTCGTCTGGTCGAACCTGCCGATGCTGACCGGCTCGGAAAACCCGGCCGTGCGGGCCTTCCCCGTGATCGTTCTCGGCACTGCCGCGTCGGGCTGGCTTCTGGCGCTTCGGATCAAGCGCTTGCAACCCGAGATCTACGCCCGCCTGGGCCAAGCCTTCGACTGACCCCACTTTCCATTTCAAAACAGAGAGATACTGATATGAACGCCGCAACGCGTATCGACTTCCTGTACCTGTCCGAACCCGACATGATCAAGGCGGGCGTCACCGACATGGCCGCATGCGTCGACTGCATGGAGGAGATGTTCGGCCTGCTGCATGCCGGCGATTACCGGATGGCCGGGGCGAACAATGACAGCCACGGCGCGATGGTGATGTTCCCTGCGGAAAGCCCGTTTCCCACGATGCCCAAGCCCACCGCCGACCGCCGCTTCATGGCGATGCCCGCCTATCTTGGCGGCCGGTTCTGCACCACCGGCGTCAAGTGGTACGGCTCGAACGTCGCGAACCGCGAGAAGGACCTGCCGCGCTCGATCCTGATGTTCACGCTCAACGACACCGAGACCGGGGCGCCTCTGGCGCATATGTCGGCAAACCTCCTGTCCGCCTACCGCACCGGCGCGGTGCCGGGGGTGGGCGCCCGGCACCTGGCGCGGAAGGACGCGAAGATTGCAGGCATCCTCGGCCCGGGGGTGATGGCGAAGACGACGCTTTCGGCCTTCATGGCCGCCTGTCCGGGGATCGACACGCTGAAGGTCAAGGGGCGCGGCGAAAAGAGCCTGAACGACTTCCTCGCATGGGTGGCCGACGCTTTCCCGCAGATCACCTCGGTCACCGTCGTGGAGAGCATCGAGGAGGTGGTGCGCGGCTCGGACCTGGTAAGCTATTGCAATTCCGGCGAAACCGGGGATCCGTCCACCTATCCGCTCGTCAGGCGGGACTGGGTGAAGCCCGGCGCCTTCCTGGCCATGCCCGCCGTCTGCAACATCGACGAGGGGATGCAGGCCCGGGACATCCGCAAGGTGCTCGACAATACCGGGCTTTACGAGGCGTGGTACGAGGAAGTGCCGAAGCCCGCCCATGCCACCATCCCGGTGATCGGCGTGAAGTTCATGGACATGATCGCCGAGGGAAAGATGGCCCGGAGCGATCTCGAGGATCTGGGCGCGATCGTCGCGGGCGACGCTCCCGGCCGCAGGACCGATGACGAGATCGTCATCATGTCGGTAGGCGGCATGCCCGTCGAGGATGTGGCCTGGGGCACCGTGGTTTACCGCAACGCGGTCGAACGCGGCATCGGCGTAAAGCTCAACCTTTGGGAAGAACCGGTCCTGCGCTGATATTTTCCGGGGGGCCGCCGCCCCCCGCCTGACCCGATGGAATGCAAATGACACAGATCCTGAAACTGAAATCCGGCAATGCGCTGGAAGAGAAGAGCAGCTATTCCCGCCTCGTCGCGGCGGGCGACTGGATCTTCGTTTCGAACACCGCCGGGCGGAACCCGGAGACGAAGCTGATCCCCGAAGACGTGGCCGGGCAGACCCGCCAGGTCTTTGCCAATATCTCGCGCGCGCTCGCAGGCGCTCGCGCCTGCCTTGGCGATACCGTCTCGGCACGGGTCTTCATCCAGGAACCGGCCGACACTCCCGCCGTGATGGAGATCTTCGCCGAGATGTTCCGCGGCATCGATCCCGCGCTGACCGTCACCTGCCCGCCGCTCGGCTCGACCGCCTACAAGGTCGAGATCGAGGTGACCGCCTTCCGCGGCGCCTCGAACGGGGCGCAGAAGATCACGCTGGAGGGCTGAGGGATGGAACCGCTTGCAGATCTTCCCGTTTCCACCCTCGACATTCCCGCGAAAACCACGGTCGTGGTGATCGGTGCGGGGATCGCCGGGCTCTCGGCCGCGCTGACGCTCATCGAGCGGGGCATTCCCGTCTGCGTGCTGGACAAGGGCCGGATCGGGGCCGAGCAATCGGGCCGCAACCTCGGCTGGGTGCGCAAGACCTCGCGCGCGCCCGCCGATGTGCCGCTCGCGCAGGCCGCCGACCGGCTTTGGGTCGCGATGCCCGCGCGGACCGGATCCGATTGCGGTTACCGGCAGGCGGGGATCCTGTTCGTCACCCGTTCCCGGAAACAGATGGCGGTCTACGAGGACTGGCTGAAGGCCGTCGCGCCCCTCGATCTGGGCGCAAGGGCGCTTTCTCCGTCAGAGATCGACCACCTCGTGCCGGGCGGCACGGGCGGCTGGACCGGCGGCCTGCACACGGCCTCGGACGGCCGCGCGGAACCGTCGATGGCCTGTGCCGCACTGGCCCGGGCGGTGCTTGCAAAGGGCGGTCAGATTGTCGAGCACTGCGCCGTCCGCACGCTGTCGACCGCCACCGGAAAGGTCTCGGGCGTCGTCACCGAACGCGGCGAGATCGCCTGCGATCAGGTGATCCTGGCCGCAGGTCTCTGGTCGCGGCGTTTTCTGGGCAACCTCGGCCTCTTCCTTCCGACGCTGCCGCTGGTCTGCTCGGTCCTGCGCACCGCGCCGATGGAGGGGCCCTGCGAGACCGCCGTGGGCGGCCCGGACTTCTCCTTCCGCAAGCGGCTGGACGGCGGCTTTACCATCACCCAGCGAGGCCGGCTCGATGCGCCGCTCACGCCCGACCATCTGCGGCTCGGCCTGCGCTACCTGCCTGTCCTGCGGACGCAGAAGGGGGCGGTGCAGACGGGGCTCGGACGGCATTTCCTGAACGAGCTGCTTTCGGAAACACGCTGGCGGGAGGGCCGGATCACTCCCTTCGAGCGGTGCCGGATCATGGATCCGCCGGTCAATGCCGGGCTCAACGCCGAGGCCCTTGCCGCGTTGCGCAAGGCCTGGCCGGTCTTCGAGAATGCGCGCACCGCTGCGGCCTGGGCGGGCATGATCGACGTTACCCCCGACAGCGATCCGGTGATCGACAGCGTGGCCCGGCTGCCCGGTCTGACAGTCGCCACCGGCTTTTCCGGCCATGGTTTCGGTACCGGTCCGGCGGCGGGGCAACTGGCCGCCGATCTGGCAACCGGCGCCGTGCCGCTCGTCGATCCCGCCCCCTACCGGTTCTCGCGGTTCTGAGAGCAGGCCCGCAAACGCCGCTGCAGCGGACGGTTCAGGTCCCGTGGTGGCGGTGGCTCCGGCCCGGGCAGCGGCGGCGGCGCGGGCCCTGCCCGCAAGGTGTACATGGCCGCGTGGCACCTGCGGCCGGGCCGCCGTCAGAGTGGGGCCTCGCCTCCGCTCCGGGAAAGTCCAGGCGAGGCCTTGCGAATACCCCGAACGGCAGCTTGCCGCCGATTGTGTTGAAAAACTCCGGCAGCGGTTAAGAGGTAGCCTGAATTTGGAGCATTATCCTTCACAGAGGAGGAAGATATCTTCTGTGGATGGCCCCTGCTTTGCAAGAGCTTTATTGTGATTTTGCGGCGCCATTGTCAGTACAGTCGTCTGTCCGGCCTGTTTGCGTGACACCTTCGGGATGCCACTGGCCCTGATGAGTTCCGCAAGCGAGGTTCCAATCGGCTTAGCGACCTCGCGGGCCGCTGACATTCACGGAGTGTCCTTGCTTTTGGTTGACTTCGTTCCGCATCATCACGGTCCAAGCGTCTTGCAACTCGTGCCGGCCGGGCGGTCAGGTGCCCGGCTGGCGGTAGTCCTGTTGCTTCGTCAGCATGGCCCAGACGATCCGGGCGGCCTTGTTGGCCATGGCGACGGTGGCCAGCCGGAACGGCTTCTGGGCCAGCATCTTCGCCGTCCAGAGATCGGCACGCTCGGGATGCTTCCTGGCCATCAAGGCGCGCGACGTCATGCCGACGATCAGCAGCTTCCTGATGTAGCGGTCGCCCTTCTTGGTGATCTTCCCGAGCCGCTCCTTGCCGCCGCTGGATTTGTTCAGGGGGGGCAGACCCAGCCAGGCCGCCAGATCGCGCCCGGTCCGGAATTGTTTCGCATCGCCGATCGTGGCGATGATGGCCGAGGCGGTAATCGGACCGATCCCGGGTATGCGCATCAGCCGCCGGGCATCTGCCGTCATCATGGCGTGCTGTTCGATCATCCTGGTGTAGCCGACGACCCGGGTGTTGAGGCCCACCAGCTGATGGCACAGCGTCCCGAGAATACCGTTGGCCAGTTCCGGCATGTCGGGATGGTCCCCGCCGAGGTGGCGTTTGGCAAAGGTGAGGATGGCGCCCACTCCGGTCGGCAGGATGTGGCCGAATTCGCGCAAGATGCTGCGGATCATGTTCACGATCTGGGTTTGCTGCCGGACCACAAGATCGCGGGTGCGGTGGATCGCCAGGATCGCCTGCTGATCTTCCGTCTTCAGTTCGACGAAGCGCATCGTGGGTCGGCGCACCGCCTCGCAAATCGCCTCGGCATCGACCGCGTCGGTCTTGCCCCGCTTCACATAGGGTTTCACATAGCCCGCAGGCATCAGCCGGACGTCGTGACCGAGCTTGCCCAATTCGCGGCCCCAGTGATGGGCGGACCCACACGCCTCCATCCCGACGACGCAGGGCGGCAGGGCCTCGAAGAATTGCAGAAGCTTGGCGCGCTTCACCGTCTTGTTGAAAATGACGCGCCCATTCGCGGAAATCCCGTGAACCTGAAAGACATCCTTGGCCAAATCCAGGCCGACCGTATTGACTGTCATTGGGTGGCTCCTCTCTCAGCAGTCGATGACAACTGCACTATGGCGCATCGCGACGCCGGGGGAGCAGGGGCCATCCACATCATCCGCTTAAGAGGCGAGATCACCGAAAATCGGAATGATTTCCAACGAACTGGTACTCTGCGGCCACGAAAACGCGTTTTTCAACAGTATTCGACCTGTGTTGATTTTCTGGAAAAGGAGTCAGACGGCGTAGCTGAGCTCCGGTAAGTTGCGGCGGTTGCGAGCCCCCGAACCCCAATACTATCAGTGCCTTCTAGCCGCACCACACCAGGGGACGCGGCAGTCGTTGTTTGCGGCAGTCCCTCCGCACTTGTCGCAAGCCGAAGCAGAGCCGCAAGCGCGCCGCGAAGCTCGATCATCACGCCATCATGCCGCGTCCTTCCCGGAGACATGGTGAGCTTGCGAGTCCGGCGGGGCCTGATCGCGGGCCCTCATGCCGTAGCCGCGCTTCACCTTGGCGACCCGCAGGCGATAGTCACTAAATACTGTCGCGCGCCCGGCACTTTGCGCCGCCCGGTGTTTCTCGAGCCGCCGCCAGGCGAGGATCGGGGCCTCGTCCCGCTAGCGCCCCGTGCCGCCCTGCGGCGGTGCCGCATCCCTCCTTCCCTGGCGAATTGCGAGCCAGCCGGCGGGCAGCGGGCAGCCCTTTGAATGCACTGATGCTGGGCGCAGCATCCAACCAGCCGCCCATAAGAAGAGCGAATCCCGGAAGGTCGCCGCGTCTGCATCAGCTCGCTCCTAGATTGCAGATGCGGACCTTTGCTACGGAAGACCTGCACCGCGGCAAACCAGCCCTCGACCCTGCGGAGATTTTTGTACGACAAGAGATCGAGCCAGCCGTGACGTGCATAGCAAGCCTGGTCGGAAGCCATGACCCGTATTGCTTGTGCGCGACGGGATCGGATAGGGCCCCACGATTATATAAAACAGGGATCGGAGAACACGTGTCCATAGGAGCCATCATTAGTCTGACGACCTATTTCATCCTGATGATCGGGATCGGGATCTACGCCTACAGGAAGTCGACAGCGACGTCGGCGGACTACATTCTTGGCGGACGAAACCTTCCTCCCGCCGTCGCCGCACTCTCCGCCGGGGCATCCGACATGTCCGGCTGGCTGCTGCTGGGCTTGCCCGGAGCGCTCTATGCCGCGGGTCTCGTCGAAGCCTGGATCGGGATCGGCCTCTTCCTGGGGGCGCTCGTCAACTGGATCGTCGTGGCGCCGCGCCTGAGGGAACAAACCGAACGCTATGACAACGCGCTGACAATCCCGGCCTTCCTGGCCAATCGCTTCCCGTCGCGGGGCGTCATGCTGCGCATGGTTTCAGCGGTGATCATCGTGGTCTTCTTCGCCGTCTACACGGCCTCGGGCCTCGTCGCAGGCGGCAAGCTTTTCCAGAGCGCCTTCGATGGCAGCTACCAGTTCGGCGTCTGGCTGACCCTCGGCGTCGTGCTTGCCTATACCGTGGTCGGCGGCTTCCTGGCCGTGTCTCTCACGGATTTCTGCCAGGGCCTGATCATGATGCTGGCGCTGATCATCATGCCCGCGATCGTGCTGTATTCCGGAAAGGGCGCGGGCTTCGCCCAGGTCCAGGAGACGCTCTCCGGGGTCGAGGGGTTCTCCTTGGATCTCTGGACCCCCGACATGACGCTCATCGGGTTCATCTCGCTGCTGGCCTGGGGCCTTGGCTATTTCGGCCAGCCGCACATCATCGTCCGCTTCATGGCGGTGAAGAGCGTCGCCGCAGTCGCGACCGCGCGCAATATCGGCATGGCATGGATGGGCATCGCCCTCATCGGTGCGGTGGGCGTCGGCATCTTCGGTCGCGCCTATGTCGAGCGCAACGGCGTGGTGATCGAGGATAGCGAGACGATTTTCATCTATCTCGCCGACAACCTGTTTCCCGGGCTGATCACGGGCTTCTTTCTGGCAGCACTTCTGGCCGCGATCATGTCGACGGTATCGAGCCAGCTTCTGGTCTCGTCCTCCTCCCTGGCCGAGGATTTCTACAAGCTCGTGCTCAACAGGGGCGCCTCCGAGAAGACCCTTGTCGCCATCGGACGCATTTCCGTGGTTGCGGTCGGGGCTGTCGCCGCACTGATTGCAGGCGATCCAGAGAGCGAGGTGCTGGACCTTGTCGCCAATGCCTGGGCGGGCTTCGGAGCGGCATTCGGTCCGTTGGTCATCCTGTCCCTGACCTGGCCGCGCATGAACGGAGCCGGCGCCGTGGCGGGCCTTGTGGTGGGCGCCGCAACCGTCGGGCTCTGGATCTTTACCGGTCTGAAAGCGGCCACCGGCCTGTACGAGATCATCCCCGGCTTTGTGCTCGCATGGCTCGCGATCTACGTCGTCAGCCTCGCGAC
The genomic region above belongs to Rhodovulum sulfidophilum DSM 1374 and contains:
- the putP gene encoding sodium/proline symporter PutP, with protein sequence MRTFATEDLHRGKPALDPAEIFVRQEIEPAVTCIASLVGSHDPYCLCATGSDRAPRLYKTGIGEHVSIGAIISLTTYFILMIGIGIYAYRKSTATSADYILGGRNLPPAVAALSAGASDMSGWLLLGLPGALYAAGLVEAWIGIGLFLGALVNWIVVAPRLREQTERYDNALTIPAFLANRFPSRGVMLRMVSAVIIVVFFAVYTASGLVAGGKLFQSAFDGSYQFGVWLTLGVVLAYTVVGGFLAVSLTDFCQGLIMMLALIIMPAIVLYSGKGAGFAQVQETLSGVEGFSLDLWTPDMTLIGFISLLAWGLGYFGQPHIIVRFMAVKSVAAVATARNIGMAWMGIALIGAVGVGIFGRAYVERNGVVIEDSETIFIYLADNLFPGLITGFFLAALLAAIMSTVSSQLLVSSSSLAEDFYKLVLNRGASEKTLVAIGRISVVAVGAVAALIAGDPESEVLDLVANAWAGFGAAFGPLVILSLTWPRMNGAGAVAGLVVGAATVGLWIFTGLKAATGLYEIIPGFVLAWLAIYVVSLATKDRGEFRSTISAPAE
- a CDS encoding APC family permease, which encodes MEKGQGENRLQANSIGLAHIVFFVVAAAAPMTAVVGATPPAFAFGNGAGVPGAFILAGILYLIFSAGFTAMTRHVPRAGAFYTYITRGLGSPAGLGGALTALLAYFAIQIAVFALFAVFVSGFAASLGLDLPWWVWAFAGLAAVVLLGRRHISVSGHILGVCMIAELVILLVLDIAILAHGGGPDGISAAGFRPSDVLVPGLGVTMVFVLGSYVGFEATAIFGEEASNPDRTIPRATYTAVILITAFYAFSTWSIVQYYGPENAQAAAAASLEGFYFNAMEALLGGWVVKLAYILLITSLFACLLSFHNTLNRYLYALGHEGLIWAHVAKVHQDHGSPHVAGLVQAALVVSILGLFALFGADPYGVVFSWMSALAVLSIVAVQTMVSAAVIAFFRRDSFGRSPLVTLVAPALATAGLAAAFCLVWSNLPMLTGSENPAVRAFPVIVLGTAASGWLLALRIKRLQPEIYARLGQAFD
- a CDS encoding Rid family hydrolase codes for the protein MTQILKLKSGNALEEKSSYSRLVAAGDWIFVSNTAGRNPETKLIPEDVAGQTRQVFANISRALAGARACLGDTVSARVFIQEPADTPAVMEIFAEMFRGIDPALTVTCPPLGSTAYKVEIEVTAFRGASNGAQKITLEG
- a CDS encoding NAD(P)/FAD-dependent oxidoreductase; amino-acid sequence: MEPLADLPVSTLDIPAKTTVVVIGAGIAGLSAALTLIERGIPVCVLDKGRIGAEQSGRNLGWVRKTSRAPADVPLAQAADRLWVAMPARTGSDCGYRQAGILFVTRSRKQMAVYEDWLKAVAPLDLGARALSPSEIDHLVPGGTGGWTGGLHTASDGRAEPSMACAALARAVLAKGGQIVEHCAVRTLSTATGKVSGVVTERGEIACDQVILAAGLWSRRFLGNLGLFLPTLPLVCSVLRTAPMEGPCETAVGGPDFSFRKRLDGGFTITQRGRLDAPLTPDHLRLGLRYLPVLRTQKGAVQTGLGRHFLNELLSETRWREGRITPFERCRIMDPPVNAGLNAEALAALRKAWPVFENARTAAAWAGMIDVTPDSDPVIDSVARLPGLTVATGFSGHGFGTGPAAGQLAADLATGAVPLVDPAPYRFSRF
- a CDS encoding IS110 family transposase, whose amino-acid sequence is MTVNTVGLDLAKDVFQVHGISANGRVIFNKTVKRAKLLQFFEALPPCVVGMEACGSAHHWGRELGKLGHDVRLMPAGYVKPYVKRGKTDAVDAEAICEAVRRPTMRFVELKTEDQQAILAIHRTRDLVVRQQTQIVNMIRSILREFGHILPTGVGAILTFAKRHLGGDHPDMPELANGILGTLCHQLVGLNTRVVGYTRMIEQHAMMTADARRLMRIPGIGPITASAIIATIGDAKQFRTGRDLAAWLGLPPLNKSSGGKERLGKITKKGDRYIRKLLIVGMTSRALMARKHPERADLWTAKMLAQKPFRLATVAMANKAARIVWAMLTKQQDYRQPGT
- a CDS encoding phosphoribosyl-AMP cyclohydrolase, with the protein product MTITEDDIKQALVTWGNGKIAISKAFEEGGIEAAGKVASANLDAYYGYNLGPVLFKPTMASGEQTFRPTKAGALAYFCGHSSEYPRDNGFAIMGWRAMQHINSATFLQGDVAMWMGWIRLTNRHGAITTVDKSFGYKKDDTGTLRIVLHHSSLPYQPPELNR
- a CDS encoding tyramine oxidase subunit B; the encoded protein is MNAATRIDFLYLSEPDMIKAGVTDMAACVDCMEEMFGLLHAGDYRMAGANNDSHGAMVMFPAESPFPTMPKPTADRRFMAMPAYLGGRFCTTGVKWYGSNVANREKDLPRSILMFTLNDTETGAPLAHMSANLLSAYRTGAVPGVGARHLARKDAKIAGILGPGVMAKTTLSAFMAACPGIDTLKVKGRGEKSLNDFLAWVADAFPQITSVTVVESIEEVVRGSDLVSYCNSGETGDPSTYPLVRRDWVKPGAFLAMPAVCNIDEGMQARDIRKVLDNTGLYEAWYEEVPKPAHATIPVIGVKFMDMIAEGKMARSDLEDLGAIVAGDAPGRRTDDEIVIMSVGGMPVEDVAWGTVVYRNAVERGIGVKLNLWEEPVLR
- a CDS encoding AraC family transcriptional regulator, translated to MRQSRRIGRNCRNKSPMSTPLPGMLSVRALIFGPILECFADDPGSLEALLAREKLSPEILADPYAAIPLQSYLSIIEAAADLAGDPLFGARLGFSLRPGNLAPIGLRAVQAGTIRGALSAFARWSGALQSATQSSLESEDGNLVFTYRITAPVVAPSRQDTEFSLAGICRLIRGAFDPRWRPSEIRLNHPPIPEKTRLEALFRAPVIYAHPTNAIVFSAAAAERVHRTEDPDMIALIERHLQDLTAGASRSENIVDQVEALIDLYLGVRPVDLRTIAAALRMPPRSLQRRLAEEGQSLSALLRLHRQRRARSLLAEKGMSVEAVATALGYSDGTSFWRAFRSWTGDAPSLGRETRCR